From Pagrus major chromosome 9, Pma_NU_1.0, the proteins below share one genomic window:
- the LOC141002489 gene encoding nectin-1-like — protein sequence MFMLVSAMILSTVTEALQVIGGNKMVAQGGTVVLPCKLIDTRETLSQISWQRMTRGKPRNENFFTILPKDGPKFVNGGDERFKFIGSIDDSNGSLQLFNVTLMNEGTYTCIFTLFPSGNHETQIPLNVLVPPVSSLEAHPPVLGDKEVSLVTCTAAGSRPPAEVRWQTGDLADKLRATSNYNQQDNGTTTTVCSLFGIPSREINNQLVQCVVNNAALEREQTLPFTLQVYFPPTEVYIHERASGSFECVTEANPDAKFTWSRFNNSCPQSAVRVEGATLQFLSMTSDLNGLYQCEASNPYGTKRGYLYLHVSSGGCAACWTLFSLLLILNVAAAALWYLYKSGNLQRTRELISGDMEPVQRSPSVSDSTDSRGL from the exons ATGTTTATGCTGGTGTCCGCGATGATCCTGAGCACAGTTACAGAAG CTCTGCAGGTGATTGGAGGAAACAAGATGGTAGCCCAAGGAGGGACCGTTGTCTTACCGTGCAAACTCATTGACACCAGGGAAACCCTCAGTCAGATTTCATGGCAGAGGATGACCCGAGGGAAACCTCGGAAtgaaaatttcttcaccatcttaCCTAAAGATGGACCAAAGTTTGTCAATGGAGGTGATGAGCGATTTAAATTTATTGGGAGCATTGATGACAGCAATGGATCTCTCCAGTTATTCAACGTCACGCTGATGAATGAAGGCACCTACACGTGCATCTTCACCCTGTTTCCCAGCGGTAACCACGAGACACAAATACCTCTAAACGTGCTCG TGCCTCCAGTCTCAAGCCTGGAAGCTCATCCTCCTGTTTTGGGTGATAAGGAGGTTTCACTCGTTACCTGCACAGCTGCTGGTTCCAGGCCTCCTGCAGAGGTGAGGTGGCAAACTGGTGATCTGGCAGATAAACTGAGGGCAACATCCAACTACAACCAGCAAGACAATGGTACAACTACCACAGTCTGCTCGCTGTTTGGAATACCAAGCAGAGAAATCAACAATCAGTTGGTCCAGTGTGTCGTCAACAATGCAGCCCTGGAGAGAGAACAAACTCTGCCCTTCACCTTACAGGTCTACT TCCCCCCCACTGAAGTGTACATTCATGAACGAGCTTCTGGCTCGTTTGAATGTGTGACTGAAGCCAATCCAGATGCAAAGTTTACCTGGAGCAG GTTTAACAACTCATGTCCTCAGTCTGCCGTCAGAGTAGAAGGTGCAACATTACAGTTTCTAagcatgacctctgacctgaaTGGACTCTACCAGTGTGAAGCTTCGAACCCTTATGGAACAAAACGCGGTTACCTCTATCTGCATGTATCTTCAG GAGGCTGCGCTGCTTGTTGGACCTTATTTAGTCTTTTGCTTATCCtgaatgttgctgctgctgcactctggTACCTTTATAAATCTGGAAATTTGCAAAG GACTAGGGAGTTGATATCTGGGGATATGGAGCCGGTCCAACGAAGTCCCAGCGTATCTGACAGTACTGACTCACGTGGATTATGA